CGGACAGTGTGCCCACTGGACATAACCACGAACAGAAGGCTTTTTTTAACAACAGACTAATCAGGATAAACGCAACTAACAGCAGCATGGAGGCGGCATGGATAGGAGGAAGAAAACCAGTCTCCAGCGTATAGCGGATATTCATCAAGCCCGCGATCGGTAGCCATCCCTCAATACCACCAGGCCTTGGAATATCGACGCTGGTGCCGGCGGTTTCGAAATAGCGGACCCAGTAATAGAACGTTACGCCAATATAAATATTAATAGCCAGCAGGAGAAACTGGGTGGCTTTTCGCCAACTGCTGGCATTGCGCCAGTCATTCCACGGCAGTTTGCCTCCGATCGTGCCAGGACGGCGCTGCCAGCGCGTTCTCTTCTTCCCATTCATGATTTTATACTATCCCTCATATTTCCCCTTCTGCATTCAGAAGGCGTTATCACCGGGATATGCTAGCGCTATTTATATTTGGTGTATTTGATTTGCATCTTATTACGTGGCTGTTATTTTCATCATGCAAATATGCCTGAATAAAAATAACAGCTCGATATTTATCGCAAGCCAGATAAATACCCTGAACGGGGTATTTATTTCTCTGCAGGGCAATGGTTATTCCTGATAAACCTCAACGCGGTCGCGACCATTACTTTTTGCCAGATAAAGTGCGCGATCGGCTTTATCAACCAGCTGTTTGTAGTCGGGATGATAATCATATTCGGCAATACCGATACTGACGGTAATAGAAAACGTTTCTGTCGCAGAGGCTGCCATGCGCATCTCAGCAATTTTCATGCGCAGCGTTTCCAGAATAATACTGGCCTGCGATTCATCTGACTCGACGAGCAGAATCATAAATTCTTCACCACCGTAGCGGAACACGTAATCGCTGCTACGGATATGTTCATAAATGACCGCTGCGACATTTTTGAGCGTCAGATCGCCGATATTATGCCCGAAGTTATCGTTAATTTGCTTGAAGTAGTCGATATCCAGCATCGCCAGGCTAAAAGGCTTACGCGCATGTAACGCCAGCGAGATTTCACGTCGCATGATGGTCGGAATAAAGCGGCGATTAAGCAACTGGGTCAGCGAATCTTTACCATTTTCCTGCTTAACCAGCGCCTCAAACATTGAAGCGAGCAGGAAATGGATTTTTGCCGACAGCTGGCGAACATTCTGTAATAAGCTCATCCGCTCGGGTTCTGTGGGCTGATGCTGAGGTGACAGGGTTGTCGTCAGACGGGTGTCGATCTCTGCAATCAGTGATTCCATTTCTTTGAGCAAATTGCTGTTGCCAAGAATATGTTTTCCCTTATGTGAGAACCACATACCAAAATCAGAGTTCGCCAGAAACACCATTTCACCGAAAGGCATTCCGGTAGCAATGTTATAGATAAACTGGTTTTCCCAGTCGGTAAACGAACGGATTTGCCGCTCGCGCTCGACGTTAACGTCATCGTAAATAGTCTGCAGACGATACTGCTCCTGTGTATGCAGGGAGTTTTGGTAGCTTGGGGAATAGGAGACGGTCATGGCCTCCAGCGCAGTATCCATTGCCAGACTGCTGAAACAGATAGCATTGCTCAGCAGGGAAGACGAGTCGTCAGCTTTGGTTTTCAACACCCGATACAGCTCATCTTTGAGCTTACGCGCGCCGCGGTTCACCAGATCGATGGGCAGACCGATACGGGCATGCACTACGCCAATTTTGCGTTGTTTGGCCAGCAGCTGTGAGAGATCTTCGTGCGCGCTGCCGAGCACGCTGCGTAACCAGTCAAACATACTGCCGCTGAGGCGGGTACTGACCTGTTCTGTATTGAGGAACAATGCACTCTGGGCATGAGAGAGCATATAGTCATAAAAAACGGTCACTAAATGGTGGATCTCTTCATCGCTTAACGATGTGAGGAGCGTGTGAACGTCAGGCGATGTTTGTCGTATCAGCGCCTGCCATTCTGTAAGGAGTAATGTGTCGTTTACCGGTTCAATCTGTTCCATCTCGCTGCCACTCAACGTGCGATTAAAAATTCAGGCAGTATTACGGACAATTACCTCACGATGGTCAAGTTAAACTCTTTTATCGATGGCTAATACCCTCATAAATAAGCCTGAGCGCGAAGACACCTATTATTGCGCCAATGATTCGGCTGGCAACGCATTGGATGCGACCATACGCCCGTCGCACTGCAGGCAAAGAAAATGCCTGGCTGAGAAAAATACGCCAGATAACGGAAGACAACACAATACCTGCCCAGGCCATCAGTCTGGCCCACGTAGGTGTGTCTGCGCTTAAGGTGACCGAGAAGATACTAATAAAAAACAGTACGGTTTGCGGGTTCGATAAATCCGTTAGTAATCCTCGGCGGAAAAATACATACCAGGGGGCGGAAATCGGCTGCTGTAGCGTGGGCATTTGCGGTGTGGCCTGATGGCGGATGCTGTTCCAGGCAAACCACAGCAGATAGACGCCGCCGACAATCTTAATCAATGAAAATATCTCTTCACACTGGGTGATTAGCGTTGCCATACCAAAAAGCCCAAGGCCGGAGTAAAACGCATCACCTAAGGCGACCCCCAGACCGGTCATCACACCTGCGCGTCGTCCGGATGCCAGGCTAGTTTGTACCACTACGAACAGATTTGCGCCGGGGTTAAAAAAGGTTAAAACAAACAGGCTAACAGTGAGCATGACGGCGTGTAGCGGTTCCATAGGCAACCATTCCTCAAATATTCATAAAGTTAACACTATAATTTCAGCGAGCTGGCTGTTCTGAGGAGCAACTCACACTGGCTATTGAAACTTTGATCTGGTTGATGTGCTGATACTCGACGGCCGGTTTTTCTGCGCTGCAAAATTTCTATATATTTCTGCTGAGTGTGGATTTTTTATCCAGGCTGGACTAGTTATTAATCATCCTTGAATCGCGTTATCTCATGTTCAGGGATCGATGATGGCGTCATAACAAAACCTGGAGCTGGTCTATGAAAACTGGAATTAAAGTACTTATTGGTGCGTTAGCTTTTGTCGTGACCAACGCATATGCCGCGGAGTTTATGACAAAGCTTGAGTTTGAAAAGGTTGAGTCGCAGTACACAAAAATCGGTGATATCTCAACGAGTAATGAAGTTTCTGTCGCAGATGCCAAAGAAGAACTGCTGAAGAAAGCCGAAGAGAAAGGTGCCGATGTTGTGGTATTAACTTCCGGTCAAACGGATAATAAAATCCATGGCACAGCCAATATCTACAAGAAAAAATAATACGCTGCTGTAAAAATCACTATTCCCGCCGGTCATTGTACCGGCGGGTTTTCTTTTAATCTGCGCCAGAACGTGGTTCTGCTAATTCCGAGATAGCGTGCAGCCGCGGTTTTATCACCATTGAATTGTGCCAACACCTGCTGCGGCGTCAGCAATGACGATGATTGTGGTGAGTCTGCAACAATGGCCAGTTCCGGTAATAGCTGTTGTAAAAAATCAACATTCAGCTCCGGCTGCGGCTCGACGCTTAAAAATAGCGCCAGGCGCTCCATCATATTACGCAGTTCGCGGATATTCCCCGGCCAGCCATAATTCAGTAACGTCGGCTGACTTAAACCCAGCCCCTTGCGTACTGGCTCAGAAAACGGCACATCCAGTTCCGCCAGCGACTGTTTTAAAAAACCTTCCGCCAGCGGCAGGATATCGGGCAACCGCTCGCGTAGCGGCGGCAGCTTGAGGCGTAAAATGCTCAGGCGATAAAACAGATCGGTACGAAACTCCCCCTGTTTCATCTCCTGCTCCAGATTACAGTGTGTGGCGCTAATCACCCGGACATCGACCGGAATAGGCTGATGCCCACCGACTCGGGTGACCTCTTTTTCTTCCAGTACGCGCAGCAGCCGGGTTTGTAACGGCAGCGGCATCTCGCCTATCTCATCAAGAAAAAGGGTTCCGCCATGAGCAATTTCAAACAGGCCCGCGCGTCCTCCCCGACGAGAGCCGGTAAAGGCGCCATCTTCATAGCCGAACAGCTCCGCTTCCAGCAATGATTCGGTGATTGCTCCGCAGTTGACGGCAACAAACGGCGGCGAGGGTTTACCGCGCCGATTCTCCTGACGAGTGAAAAACTCACGGTGAATGGCCTGTGCCGCCAGCTCTTTGCCCGTACCGGTTTCACCCTGAATTAGCACCGGTGCACGCGAGCGGGCGTAGA
This window of the Citrobacter freundii ATCC 8090 = MTCC 1658 = NBRC 12681 genome carries:
- the yahO gene encoding DUF1471 family periplasmic protein YahO gives rise to the protein MKTGIKVLIGALAFVVTNAYAAEFMTKLEFEKVESQYTKIGDISTSNEVSVADAKEELLKKAEEKGADVVVLTSGQTDNKIHGTANIYKKK
- the prpR gene encoding propionate catabolism operon regulatory protein PrpR, producing MADTHLPPRVNDDKPVIWTVSVTRLFELFRDISLEFDHLATITPIQLGFEKAVAYIRKKLATERCDAIIAAGSNGAYLKSRLSIPVILIKPSGFDVLQALAKAGKLTSSIGVITYQETIPALLAFQKTFNLQLEQRSYITEEDARGQINELKAGGTQAIVGAGLITDLAEEAGMTGIFIYSAATVRQAFVDALDMTRLTLRRNGQYASGDTLRTRYALGDMRGHSAQMEQVRHTIMLYARSRAPVLIQGETGTGKELAAQAIHREFFTRQENRRGKPSPPFVAVNCGAITESLLEAELFGYEDGAFTGSRRGGRAGLFEIAHGGTLFLDEIGEMPLPLQTRLLRVLEEKEVTRVGGHQPIPVDVRVISATHCNLEQEMKQGEFRTDLFYRLSILRLKLPPLRERLPDILPLAEGFLKQSLAELDVPFSEPVRKGLGLSQPTLLNYGWPGNIRELRNMMERLALFLSVEPQPELNVDFLQQLLPELAIVADSPQSSSLLTPQQVLAQFNGDKTAAARYLGISRTTFWRRLKENPPVQ
- a CDS encoding LysE family transporter, with product MEPLHAVMLTVSLFVLTFFNPGANLFVVVQTSLASGRRAGVMTGLGVALGDAFYSGLGLFGMATLITQCEEIFSLIKIVGGVYLLWFAWNSIRHQATPQMPTLQQPISAPWYVFFRRGLLTDLSNPQTVLFFISIFSVTLSADTPTWARLMAWAGIVLSSVIWRIFLSQAFSLPAVRRAYGRIQCVASRIIGAIIGVFALRLIYEGISHR
- a CDS encoding diguanylate cyclase; the encoded protein is MEQIEPVNDTLLLTEWQALIRQTSPDVHTLLTSLSDEEIHHLVTVFYDYMLSHAQSALFLNTEQVSTRLSGSMFDWLRSVLGSAHEDLSQLLAKQRKIGVVHARIGLPIDLVNRGARKLKDELYRVLKTKADDSSSLLSNAICFSSLAMDTALEAMTVSYSPSYQNSLHTQEQYRLQTIYDDVNVERERQIRSFTDWENQFIYNIATGMPFGEMVFLANSDFGMWFSHKGKHILGNSNLLKEMESLIAEIDTRLTTTLSPQHQPTEPERMSLLQNVRQLSAKIHFLLASMFEALVKQENGKDSLTQLLNRRFIPTIMRREISLALHARKPFSLAMLDIDYFKQINDNFGHNIGDLTLKNVAAVIYEHIRSSDYVFRYGGEEFMILLVESDESQASIILETLRMKIAEMRMAASATETFSITVSIGIAEYDYHPDYKQLVDKADRALYLAKSNGRDRVEVYQE